A DNA window from Pseudarthrobacter sp. W1I19 contains the following coding sequences:
- a CDS encoding Hsp70 family protein codes for MSYVLAIDVGTSFTAAAVARFGQGTSPAAECLPLGLRGAAVPSVVYYPEEGPLLVGEAAERRGLDFPGQVVREFKRRVGDAVPISVGGLSLPPEDVFATMARWVVDRAVEREGAPPSEVIVTHPAAWGTHRTSMILAAMAAKGLDNITLVTEPVAAALYYASQVRVEVGSIIAVYDLGGGTFDTAVLRKAGTNKFRLVGRPEGIENLGGADFDAEVFRYVAKHTGNVLSRLNPADPGVRGALGRLRRECVEAKEALSSDSEATISVLLPGFQQQIRLVRSEFEALIEEPVRDTVEALEQSLAQLELEPAALSAVLLIGGSSRIPLVAQLISEQLGRPIAVDADPKSSICLGAALSAVLARAETESRAAVAAVPAGAAGTAVGLTPGSSAHVASRHASWSRKGTTASGAVAGVVVAPAHAHGGAHAPKPTVRLTAIAAAAALVSVLTATTAQSPAGFTDLTAMFVPKAGAAPGPDPTADSAGGTGGGSGPVAAAAVLPAAGVGAGMNSEAVPYGGPGLDVEASPTSRPLWGAAAENIPAAVAGVDVATSGPAGPAAADPGAGTPDAPAAPPVAIDPVTGEPVPTDPLTGEPVATDPVTGEPVPTPEPTIIDPDPSTSGPPSPTESTGTPPLPTEAAGTPPPETTGAPPPPTGTTGAPPETTGAPPPPTTDAPAPPAPVIGPAETEPVMPISTGPGV; via the coding sequence ATGAGCTATGTTCTCGCGATTGATGTGGGGACCAGTTTCACTGCTGCCGCCGTTGCGCGCTTTGGCCAAGGTACTTCCCCTGCCGCGGAGTGCCTGCCACTGGGACTTCGCGGGGCAGCCGTGCCATCAGTGGTGTACTACCCGGAGGAAGGTCCCCTTCTGGTGGGGGAGGCCGCAGAACGCCGCGGCCTCGATTTCCCCGGGCAGGTGGTGAGGGAATTCAAGCGCCGCGTGGGCGATGCAGTCCCCATTTCCGTGGGCGGACTGTCCCTGCCGCCGGAGGACGTTTTTGCCACCATGGCACGCTGGGTGGTGGACCGGGCCGTAGAGCGCGAGGGCGCGCCGCCGTCTGAGGTTATCGTTACCCATCCTGCCGCCTGGGGCACCCACCGGACCTCCATGATCCTGGCCGCCATGGCCGCCAAAGGTCTGGACAACATCACGCTCGTCACCGAACCGGTTGCGGCGGCGCTGTATTACGCCTCCCAGGTCCGCGTGGAGGTGGGCAGCATCATCGCTGTCTACGATCTTGGCGGCGGAACCTTTGACACTGCTGTCCTGCGCAAAGCCGGCACCAACAAGTTCCGGCTGGTGGGGCGCCCGGAGGGCATCGAAAACCTGGGCGGTGCCGACTTCGATGCCGAGGTCTTCCGGTACGTCGCAAAGCACACCGGCAACGTCCTCTCCAGGCTCAACCCCGCGGACCCTGGAGTGCGTGGCGCGTTGGGCAGGTTGCGGCGCGAGTGCGTGGAAGCCAAAGAAGCGCTCTCCTCGGACAGCGAGGCCACCATTTCGGTGCTCCTTCCCGGCTTCCAGCAGCAGATCCGCCTGGTGCGATCGGAATTTGAAGCGCTGATAGAGGAACCGGTCCGCGATACTGTCGAGGCGCTGGAGCAGTCGCTGGCCCAGCTGGAGCTGGAACCGGCGGCTCTTTCTGCCGTGCTGCTGATTGGCGGTTCATCACGGATCCCGCTCGTGGCGCAGCTGATTTCGGAACAGCTGGGCCGGCCCATCGCCGTCGATGCCGATCCCAAGTCCTCCATCTGCCTCGGCGCGGCGCTGTCAGCTGTGCTGGCACGCGCGGAGACTGAGTCCCGGGCAGCCGTGGCGGCGGTGCCCGCGGGAGCTGCGGGCACCGCCGTCGGACTCACTCCTGGCAGCAGCGCGCACGTTGCCAGCCGCCATGCCAGCTGGTCCCGCAAGGGTACGACGGCGAGTGGTGCAGTTGCGGGCGTGGTGGTTGCTCCTGCCCACGCGCACGGCGGCGCCCACGCGCCGAAGCCCACAGTGCGGCTGACGGCCATCGCCGCCGCCGCGGCGCTGGTCTCGGTCCTTACTGCCACGACGGCCCAGAGCCCGGCGGGATTTACTGACCTCACCGCCATGTTTGTGCCGAAAGCAGGCGCTGCCCCTGGACCGGATCCGACTGCCGACAGTGCCGGCGGGACAGGAGGCGGAAGCGGGCCAGTTGCCGCGGCAGCCGTACTCCCGGCAGCCGGTGTTGGAGCCGGCATGAACAGTGAAGCGGTGCCTTACGGCGGGCCGGGCCTTGACGTGGAAGCTTCGCCCACCAGCCGGCCGTTGTGGGGGGCGGCAGCGGAAAACATCCCGGCCGCCGTAGCCGGGGTTGACGTTGCGACCAGCGGACCGGCAGGTCCCGCCGCAGCCGATCCTGGTGCCGGGACACCGGACGCCCCTGCCGCACCACCTGTAGCCATTGACCCCGTCACCGGCGAGCCGGTGCCTACGGATCCATTAACGGGTGAGCCGGTGGCGACGGATCCCGTAACGGGTGAGCCGGTGCCGACGCCTGAACCCACAATCATTGATCCGGATCCCAGCACTTCAGGTCCGCCGTCGCCCACTGAATCCACGGGCACTCCGCCGTTACCGACGGAAGCGGCAGGCACTCCGCCGCCTGAAACCACGGGTGCTCCGCCGCCACCGACTGGAACGACCGGCGCGCCGCCTGAAACCACGGGCGCTCCGCCGCCACCGACGACGGATGCTCCGGCGCCGCCTGCTCCCGTCATCGGGCCAGCTGAGACGGAGCCCGTTATGCCCATCAGCACAGGACCGGGGGTCTAG
- a CDS encoding IniB N-terminal domain-containing protein, with protein sequence MTLANDLVQFLMHLFGDRQAAQDFLDDPERALEAHGLGGVCSADVDAAMPVVLDYAPVTVNAARFDRDYNTGGNSATTSHNGGGTSYTPPPAGGGHSGGDQEHEDHAHAIQQLHHVVNNYSYTSTVDDRDIITDLSVNQNVWADGDVEQWFDNDSVVASGDRAIAAGDDADVDDSNNIEDSYSTDNSEDHSTDNSIHAGRDASVGNTDTDIYESFNTDVDIDADLDNVGNTDIREDSSTNIDVRDSGNDNSLHDVGNTDVDFDNVGNTTDNSDHRVDVDLEDVGNSDSSSNTTISDNVVVAGNEVTKVEDNVVIADNTVDYTNTEVEVGDVDADFTTIDESVIVAENDLDVTTAVAADDVIIED encoded by the coding sequence ATGACACTCGCAAACGATCTCGTCCAGTTCCTGATGCACCTCTTCGGCGACCGCCAGGCGGCCCAGGACTTCCTGGACGATCCGGAACGCGCCCTTGAAGCCCACGGACTGGGGGGTGTCTGCTCGGCGGATGTTGACGCAGCGATGCCGGTTGTCCTGGACTACGCACCCGTTACGGTCAATGCTGCCCGTTTTGACCGTGACTACAACACGGGCGGCAACAGTGCCACCACGAGCCACAACGGCGGCGGAACCAGCTACACCCCGCCTCCGGCCGGCGGCGGGCATAGTGGCGGGGACCAAGAGCACGAGGACCATGCACACGCTATCCAGCAGCTCCATCATGTAGTGAACAACTACTCCTACACCTCTACGGTGGACGACCGGGACATCATCACCGACTTGTCCGTCAACCAGAATGTCTGGGCCGACGGCGACGTGGAGCAGTGGTTCGACAATGATTCCGTGGTTGCCTCCGGTGACCGGGCCATTGCGGCCGGCGACGACGCCGATGTTGACGATTCCAACAACATCGAGGATTCCTACTCCACGGACAACTCCGAGGATCATTCGACGGACAACTCCATCCACGCCGGCCGCGATGCCAGCGTGGGCAATACGGATACGGACATCTACGAGTCCTTCAATACGGACGTTGACATTGATGCCGACCTGGACAACGTCGGGAACACCGACATCCGCGAGGACAGCTCGACGAACATCGATGTCAGGGATTCCGGCAACGACAACTCCCTGCATGACGTTGGAAACACGGACGTTGATTTCGACAACGTGGGCAACACCACCGACAACTCGGATCACCGCGTAGATGTAGACCTGGAGGACGTCGGCAACAGCGACAGCTCGTCGAATACCACTATCTCGGACAACGTGGTTGTCGCCGGGAACGAGGTCACCAAGGTGGAGGACAACGTAGTTATCGCCGACAACACCGTGGACTACACCAATACCGAGGTTGAGGTTGGCGACGTTGACGCCGACTTCACCACCATCGACGAATCGGTCATCGTGGCAGAGAATGACCTTGACGTCACTACCGCAGTGGCCGCGGATGACGTGATCATCGAGGACTGA
- a CDS encoding LuxR C-terminal-related transcriptional regulator, whose amino-acid sequence MAGNEVRLADHGFLPAELNHSQPPHVAEQMAGQLKGTNAAVRELLLALSVGFALPGPLPADLQRKIEGGDVESLDALVERAESAGLLTPDGTVVGPAQHALLTVAPTTRVHALQRELVSAYSEHGQPLGDLARELARGGLADPRVAAELEHAGDKALEQDPGLAAQLYDEALLAGADELGTAARRAQAAVGNGDLDTATRIIDTLLVSTDPPDVRRGVDVAAAVWAQRGMLARGGDAYSWLGASRAGTSAPLAAVTMIGSGNVRGAKSLFRADAPPAAPTLLAVALAETGKGIMESLAVEPHRALPVLIHASDMLNGSGAALPLPDTPAALAALLALHTGEPHLAETVCASAVAAGQGGNAAKPRLFLLQAWSAMQQDRLEDARLAINEASKANHWPLVPRDEFMCAALEVGIARRNGEIPQLVMAWERAHEAMLHISVDLYSLLPWGELMIAAARLRETHRVAHYLDEANQLLGHLGDPPLWAVPFHWAAVQAALLSDSPADLAPHATALARAAGHSHLAAVFAAAGKAWVTVLARKIRPADVEAAARALGRVGMPWEGARLAGHAAARAEERKDMVRLLSCARDLHPQPTEAGNGKSRVPESRDVPATGTNGTNPDGSGLSDREKEVARLVLEGKTYREIGEAIYISPRTAEHHIARMRRRLGAENRSDLMTRLRLALDSEDRPKD is encoded by the coding sequence ATGGCCGGGAACGAGGTGCGCCTGGCAGATCATGGTTTCCTGCCGGCGGAGCTGAACCACAGCCAACCGCCGCACGTCGCGGAGCAGATGGCCGGGCAGCTCAAGGGCACGAACGCGGCGGTCCGCGAACTCCTCCTGGCACTGTCTGTTGGCTTTGCATTGCCCGGTCCGCTGCCTGCCGACCTGCAGCGGAAAATCGAGGGCGGCGATGTGGAAAGCCTGGACGCCCTGGTTGAGCGGGCAGAATCAGCCGGTCTGCTGACGCCGGACGGAACAGTAGTAGGGCCGGCACAGCATGCCCTGTTGACAGTTGCCCCCACAACCAGGGTGCATGCGCTCCAACGAGAGCTGGTGTCCGCCTACTCTGAGCACGGCCAGCCGCTGGGAGACCTGGCCCGCGAACTGGCTCGCGGCGGGCTCGCCGATCCCCGGGTTGCGGCCGAGCTGGAACACGCAGGTGACAAGGCGCTGGAACAGGATCCGGGTCTGGCCGCCCAACTGTATGACGAGGCACTGCTGGCGGGAGCGGACGAGCTGGGCACCGCCGCACGGCGTGCCCAGGCAGCCGTGGGCAACGGGGACCTGGACACCGCCACCCGGATTATCGATACGCTCCTGGTGTCCACTGATCCACCGGACGTCCGCCGTGGTGTGGATGTGGCAGCAGCAGTGTGGGCCCAGCGCGGCATGCTGGCCCGGGGCGGGGACGCGTACAGCTGGTTGGGCGCTTCGAGAGCAGGCACGTCTGCACCGCTTGCTGCCGTCACCATGATCGGCAGTGGCAACGTCCGGGGCGCCAAGTCACTCTTCCGGGCAGATGCTCCACCGGCCGCTCCCACCTTGCTGGCAGTGGCCCTCGCGGAAACGGGCAAGGGCATCATGGAGTCGCTGGCAGTCGAGCCGCACCGGGCCCTCCCCGTGCTGATCCATGCCTCGGACATGCTCAACGGTTCAGGGGCGGCGCTTCCCCTCCCGGACACTCCAGCGGCCTTGGCCGCGCTGCTCGCCCTGCACACCGGAGAACCCCATCTGGCAGAGACAGTTTGCGCGTCAGCTGTGGCGGCGGGCCAGGGCGGAAACGCGGCCAAGCCCAGGCTCTTCCTGCTTCAGGCGTGGTCGGCCATGCAGCAGGACAGGCTTGAGGACGCCCGGCTTGCCATCAATGAGGCCTCGAAAGCCAACCATTGGCCGCTGGTCCCCCGGGATGAGTTCATGTGTGCGGCCCTGGAAGTGGGGATCGCGCGGCGCAATGGTGAAATTCCGCAACTCGTCATGGCCTGGGAGCGGGCGCATGAAGCCATGCTGCATATCTCGGTGGACCTGTACAGCCTCCTGCCGTGGGGTGAACTGATGATAGCTGCCGCCCGGCTCCGCGAAACCCACCGGGTGGCACACTACCTGGACGAGGCGAACCAGTTGCTGGGGCACTTGGGCGATCCGCCCCTGTGGGCAGTGCCCTTCCACTGGGCAGCCGTCCAGGCAGCGCTGCTCAGTGACAGCCCGGCAGACCTGGCTCCCCATGCAACGGCCCTGGCGCGGGCCGCGGGCCACAGCCACCTTGCAGCGGTCTTTGCCGCGGCCGGCAAAGCTTGGGTGACAGTCCTGGCGCGAAAGATCCGTCCCGCGGACGTTGAAGCTGCGGCGAGGGCCCTGGGCAGGGTGGGAATGCCCTGGGAAGGCGCACGACTGGCCGGACATGCGGCGGCGCGTGCCGAGGAACGCAAGGACATGGTGCGGCTGCTGTCCTGTGCCCGGGACCTTCACCCGCAGCCAACTGAGGCAGGGAACGGGAAGTCCAGGGTACCGGAGTCCCGCGATGTTCCCGCCACGGGCACCAACGGGACGAATCCGGACGGCTCGGGCCTGAGTGACCGGGAAAAGGAAGTGGCCAGGCTGGTGCTTGAGGGCAAGACGTACCGGGAAATCGGGGAGGCAATCTACATCTCTCCACGGACTGCCGAACACCACATTGCCCGTATGCGGCGCCGCTTGGGCGCCGAAAACCGGTCAGACCTGATGACAAGGCTGCGCCTGGCACTGGATTCCGAAGATCGCCCAAAGGACTGA
- a CDS encoding dynamin family protein — protein MAEAGPAKPSTPATTVQLAGLVRQGLELTGTGDRLDLRKRLDQTLRRLEDPSIRVIVVGEFKQGKSKLINALVNAPACPVADDIATSVPTVVQYGDTASAAILVPKAGSDATDEANIERRPVPIADLPSYVSERGNPGNSKKLVAGEVYLPRKLLTGGLTVIDSPGVGGLNSSHTLTTLTALPTADAMLLVSDASQEYTEPELRFLRQAMRITPNVVGVLSKTDLYPDWRRVEEIDRGHLARVAPDIPLFSVSSDLRLEASRLQDAELNVESGFPGLIAHLRTEIVGKAQRLQRRSVSQDLLSVTEHLRLSLQAELAAFENPGKTPEMIAGLEVARAEADELRKRSARWQITLSDGISDLIADMEYDLRDRLRRIQREAEAAIDLGDPGPTWSQFSQWLEECAAAAISDTFVWTSERAQWLAAQVAEHFAADEVTLPVLHVSDSGDALDPVDDMPTLDSGRVNPLQKVLIGMRGSYGGVLMFGLLTGIFGMALINPLSVGAGLLLGRKAYREDKEARLKRRQAEAKALVRRQLDDVTFQVGKQLKDRLRLVQRSIRDHFTNIADEHHRSLGDSVAAAQKAATTYALEKEVRIREIKAELKKVDALARAAEAVAAEVAADTARGNSVTLNPRSPAAAGAPGTSPAVAGAG, from the coding sequence ATGGCAGAAGCCGGACCGGCGAAACCGTCAACACCTGCGACGACTGTGCAACTCGCCGGGCTGGTTAGGCAAGGCCTCGAACTGACAGGGACCGGAGACCGGCTGGACCTGCGCAAACGCCTCGACCAGACCTTGAGGAGGCTGGAGGACCCCAGCATCCGCGTTATCGTCGTGGGCGAGTTCAAGCAAGGCAAAAGCAAACTCATCAACGCGCTGGTGAACGCTCCGGCGTGCCCGGTCGCTGATGACATCGCCACGTCCGTCCCCACCGTGGTCCAGTACGGCGACACCGCCTCCGCGGCCATCCTGGTTCCCAAGGCCGGATCCGATGCCACCGACGAAGCCAATATTGAACGGCGCCCTGTTCCCATTGCAGACCTGCCGTCCTATGTTTCCGAGCGCGGCAACCCCGGGAACAGCAAAAAACTCGTGGCGGGCGAGGTGTATTTGCCCCGCAAACTCCTCACGGGCGGGCTCACTGTCATTGACTCCCCGGGTGTGGGCGGGCTGAACTCCTCGCATACCCTGACCACCCTCACTGCGCTTCCCACGGCTGATGCCATGCTGCTTGTCTCCGATGCCTCCCAGGAGTACACAGAACCGGAACTGCGCTTCCTTCGCCAGGCCATGCGGATCACCCCCAATGTTGTGGGTGTCCTGTCCAAGACGGACCTTTACCCCGACTGGCGGCGCGTGGAGGAGATCGACCGCGGCCACCTTGCCCGGGTGGCGCCGGACATTCCCCTGTTCAGCGTCTCCTCCGACCTCCGCCTTGAAGCCTCCCGCCTGCAGGATGCCGAATTGAACGTGGAGTCCGGCTTCCCCGGGCTGATCGCGCACCTGCGCACCGAAATCGTGGGCAAGGCACAACGGCTCCAGCGCCGTTCCGTGAGCCAGGACCTGCTGTCCGTCACCGAGCACCTCCGGCTGTCCCTGCAGGCCGAGCTTGCAGCCTTCGAAAACCCGGGAAAAACACCGGAGATGATTGCCGGCCTCGAAGTGGCCAGGGCGGAAGCCGATGAGCTGCGCAAGCGGTCCGCCCGGTGGCAGATCACGCTCAGCGACGGCATCAGCGACCTGATCGCGGATATGGAATATGACCTCCGGGACCGCCTGCGCCGGATTCAGCGTGAAGCCGAGGCGGCCATCGACCTGGGTGATCCCGGACCCACCTGGAGCCAGTTCTCCCAGTGGCTCGAAGAGTGCGCCGCAGCCGCCATCTCGGACACGTTCGTATGGACCAGCGAGCGCGCCCAGTGGCTGGCCGCCCAGGTTGCGGAGCATTTCGCTGCCGACGAAGTGACCCTGCCAGTACTGCACGTCTCGGACAGCGGCGACGCCCTGGATCCGGTAGACGATATGCCGACGCTGGACAGTGGAAGGGTCAACCCCCTGCAAAAGGTGCTGATCGGCATGCGCGGGTCCTACGGCGGTGTGCTGATGTTCGGCCTGCTGACGGGCATCTTCGGCATGGCCCTCATCAACCCCCTGTCCGTGGGCGCCGGGCTGCTGCTGGGGCGCAAAGCATACCGGGAGGACAAGGAAGCCAGGCTGAAGCGGCGCCAGGCCGAGGCCAAAGCCCTGGTACGCCGCCAACTGGACGACGTCACCTTCCAGGTGGGCAAACAGCTCAAGGACCGGCTGCGGCTGGTCCAGCGCTCCATCCGGGATCATTTCACCAACATCGCAGACGAGCACCACCGCTCCCTGGGGGATTCAGTGGCCGCAGCCCAAAAGGCCGCCACCACTTATGCCCTGGAAAAGGAAGTGCGCATCCGCGAAATCAAAGCGGAGCTGAAGAAGGTCGATGCCCTGGCGCGCGCCGCCGAGGCTGTGGCCGCCGAAGTGGCTGCCGACACAGCGCGGGGCAACTCCGTTACCTTGAATCCCCGATCTCCCGCCGCAGCCGGCGCACCGGGGACGTCACCAGCTGTGGCAGGGGCGGGATGA